One window from the genome of Salvia miltiorrhiza cultivar Shanhuang (shh) chromosome 7, IMPLAD_Smil_shh, whole genome shotgun sequence encodes:
- the LOC130991889 gene encoding GATA transcription factor 1 — MEILDAAEACFMVGDDLLDFTLDGEAEEDYDHKISYSSSSSSLKAAAESLRGSFPEFAEEELEWLSNKDEFPAVETCFGILSDNPELLVSHHSPSSVLENSSSSGDVSGGGSASASCCGSLKVPVRPRSNGRRRRRRVDYGELPPDQAMWSGQVTWMLPRISAAGGGGRMGRRCLHCQSDKTPQWRAGPMGPKTLCNACGVRYKSGRLLPEYRPANSPTFSSKLHSNSHRRVVEMRRQTLLG; from the exons ATGGAGATTTTGGACGCGGCGGAGGCGTGCTTCATGGTCGGCGACGACCTTCTCGACTTCACTCTCGACGGCGAAGCCGAGGAAGACTACGACCACAAAATTTCttactcttcttcttcgtcttccctGAAAGCGGCGGCGGAGTCCTTGAGAGGTTCATTTCCC GAATTTGCAGAGGAGGAATTGGAATGGCTGTCGAACAAGGACGAGTTTCCGGCGGTGGAGACGTGCTTCGGCATCTTGTCCGACAACCCGGAGCTGCTGGTGAGCCACCACAGCCCTAGCTCGGTCCTCGAGAatagcagcagcagcggcgacgtCAGTGGTGGTGGCAGCGCCTCCGCGAGCTGCTGCGGCAGTCTCAAAGTCCCCGTCCGCCCCCGGAGCAACGGCCGGAGGCGGAGACGGAGGGTGGATTACGGCGAGTTACCACCCGATCAGGCAATGTGGTCGGGTCAAGTCACTTGGATGCTGCCGCGGATATCAGCGGCCGGTGGCGGCGGCCGCATGGGGCGGAGGTGCTTGCATTGCCAATCGGACAAGACGCCGCAGTGGCGGGCTGGCCCGATGGGCCCGAAGACGCTCTGCAACGCTTGCGGGGTGCGGTATAAGTCGGGCCGACTGCTGCCGGAGTACCGGCCGGCGAACAGCCCGACGTTCTCGAGCAAATTGCACTCGAATTCTCATAGAAGGGTTGTTGAGATGAGAAGGCAGACGCTGTTAGGGTAA